Proteins co-encoded in one Kocuria flava genomic window:
- the speB gene encoding agmatinase translates to MDHDRTTATTPEGTPVLGPVDAARTPRWVGPATFARLPRTDEVGHTDIAVVGVPFDAGVSYRPGARFGPHHVRESSRLLRPYNPAQDVSPFAGAQVADAGDLVANPFDIREAIAAIEAGAKELMGERTRLVAIGGDHTIALPLLRAAHSRHGRVALLHFDAHLDTWDTYFGAEHTHGTPFRRAFEEGLLDTDAVCHMGTRGPLYGTRDLEDDARFGFGIVSSADVLRLGVDAVVAHLRERVGDRPLYVSLDIDVLDPAHAPGTGTPEAGGMTSREVLEILRGLRGADVVGCDVVEVAPAYDHAELTGVAAAHVAYELITLLALGAGAAPGGPAYGLARHVHGAAPRPAAERTGDDGGADR, encoded by the coding sequence GGCGACCTTCGCCCGGCTCCCGCGCACCGACGAGGTCGGGCACACCGACATCGCCGTGGTGGGGGTGCCCTTCGACGCGGGGGTCTCCTACCGGCCCGGCGCCCGCTTCGGGCCCCACCACGTGCGGGAATCCTCCCGCCTGCTGCGCCCCTACAACCCCGCCCAGGACGTCTCGCCCTTCGCCGGCGCCCAGGTCGCCGACGCCGGGGACCTCGTGGCCAACCCCTTCGACATCCGCGAGGCCATCGCCGCGATCGAGGCCGGGGCGAAGGAGCTGATGGGCGAACGCACCCGGCTCGTGGCCATCGGCGGGGACCACACGATCGCCCTGCCGCTGCTGCGCGCGGCGCACTCGCGCCACGGGAGGGTCGCGCTGCTGCACTTCGACGCGCACCTCGACACCTGGGACACCTACTTCGGCGCCGAGCACACCCACGGCACCCCGTTCCGCCGTGCGTTCGAGGAGGGCCTGCTCGACACGGACGCCGTGTGCCACATGGGCACCCGCGGCCCCCTCTACGGCACCCGGGACCTCGAGGACGACGCCCGCTTCGGCTTCGGCATCGTCTCCTCCGCCGACGTCCTGCGGCTGGGGGTGGACGCCGTCGTCGCGCACCTGCGCGAGCGCGTCGGGGACCGCCCGCTCTACGTCTCCCTCGACATCGACGTCCTCGACCCGGCCCACGCCCCCGGCACCGGCACCCCCGAGGCCGGGGGGATGACCAGCCGCGAGGTGCTCGAGATCCTGCGCGGGCTGCGCGGGGCGGACGTGGTGGGCTGCGACGTCGTCGAGGTCGCCCCCGCCTACGACCACGCGGAGCTGACCGGGGTCGCCGCCGCCCACGTGGCCTACGAGCTCATCACGCTGCTGGCCCTGGGCGCGGGTGCGGCCCCCGGCGGGCCCGCCTACGGGCTCGCCCGGCACGTCCACGGCGCCGCGCCCCGGCCCGCCGCGGAGCGGACCGGGGACGACGGCGGGGCGGACCGGTGA